One window of the Salvia miltiorrhiza cultivar Shanhuang (shh) chromosome 6, IMPLAD_Smil_shh, whole genome shotgun sequence genome contains the following:
- the LOC130988950 gene encoding F-box/LRR-repeat protein 4 has product MKKPNKKRQLQIQQKKQKTFIMDTLFCDELLIEIFHRLPPPSAVAVSLVSRRWRRLLRSSTTSLSLNFPPPYNPTTISSLSSFLRQHPFLSSLSAAAPALCGDGGILLSVAASCPNLRHLQLSSSPVSALSLYNFSNSCKHLSSISLAVSRPLSFNWMSCFKSLRCLSLSIKNPLAETDDSSLGSVKDAIFDVELSLESLSLSGISPRDYGVGFLWRNCKNVRKLQLKSCESVGDYSSFSDFLRLANDLQELELRSCRSIANLVMLTLCENCVSLNSLLIYDGGSREGLLQFLNQSKCSLRNLDFRLPLDLDNSHMIALSENLHFRGLMSLRLQCCCFVTGEGLKAVGRALGGALEELSLINCDVVEREHGLLTTLGQDLRKLKRLDLSYNDMLHDKEVVSMLASCDCLVELRLRGCSRLSDAAVDVMVRRCKQLQRVDIAYCSGIGVQGVEFFVLNAPCLRRVEVEQSKLSEAAMARASDRFMQVVC; this is encoded by the coding sequence ATGAAAAAACCAAATAAAAAGCGGCAGCTGCAAATTCAACAGAAAAAACAGAAGACTTTCATAATGGATACACTTTTCTGCGACGAGCTTCTCATAGAAATCTTCCACCGTCTTCCGCCGCCCTCCGCTGTCGCCGTGTCCCTCGTCTCGCGGCGGTGGCGCCGCCTCCTACGCTCCTCAAcgacctctctctccctcaactTTCCCCCTCCCTACAACCCCACCAccatctcttctctctcctcctttCTTCGGCAGCACCCGTTTCTTTCCTCGCTCTCCGCCGCTGCCCCCGCCTTATGCGGCGATGGCGGCATCCTCCTCTCCGTCGCTGCTTCCTGCCCCAACCTCCGCCACCTCCAGCTCTCGAGCTCCCCGGtatctgctctctctctctacaatttTTCAAACTCCTGCAAACATCTCTCTTCTATTTCTCTTGCTGTTTCGAGACCTCTATCTTTCAATTGGATGTCTTGTTTCAAGTCTTTGAGATGCCTTTCCCTCTCTATCAAAAACCCTTTAGCTGAAACCGATGATTCCAGCCTCGGAAGCGTTAAAGATGCAATCTTTGATGTGGAATTGAGTTTGGAGAGTCTTAGTTTATCTGGGATTTCGCCAAGGGATTATGGGGTTGGCTTTCTTTGGAGAAACTGCAAGAATGTTAGGAAGTTGCAGCTCAAGAGCTGCGAGAGCGTGGGAGATTACTCCTCGTTTTCGGATTTTTTAAGGTTAGCTAATGATCTTCAAGAGCTAGAGTTGAGATCATGTAGGAGTATAGCTAATCTTGTGATGTTAACACTATGTGAGAATTGTGTGTCTCTGAATTCTTTATTGATTTATGATGGTGGGAGCAGAGAGGGTTTGCTTCAGTTCTTGAATCAGAGCAAGTGTAGTTTGAGGAATCTTGATTTCAGGTTGCCTCTTGATCTTGATAACTCTCACATGATTGCATTATCCGAAAATTTGCATTTTAGGGGTTTGATGAGTTTAAGGTTGCAATGCTGCTGCTTTGTCACTGGTGAGGGGTTGAAGGCAGTGGGGAGGGCGTTGGGGGGTGCCCTGGAGGAGCTCTCGTTGATAAACTGTGACGTCGTGGAGAGGGAGCACGGTTTGCTGACGACACTAGGCCAGGATTTGAGGAAGTTGAAGAGGTTGGACTTGTCTTACAATGATATGTTGCATGATAAGGAGGTTGTCTCGATGCTAGCCTCTTGCGATTGCTTGGTTGAGCTGAGATTGAGGGGTTGTAGCAGGCTGAGTGATGCAGCTGTGGATGTAATGGTTAGGAGGTGTAAGCAGCTGCAGCGTGTCGATATAGCCTACTGCAGTGGTATTGGTGTGCAGGGAGTTGAGTTCTTCGTGCTCAACGCCCCGTGCTTGAGAAGGGTAGAGGTGGAGCAGAGCAAGCTCTCTGAAGCTGCAATGGCACGGGCGTCAGATAGGTTTATGCAGGTTGTGTGTTGA